From Vicinamibacteria bacterium:
CCGCCTCGCGTATGTCACCTCGGAGATCGACGGCACGGTCTCGGTGATCGACGTCGAGAATGACGAGGTGGTGAAGACCATCACGCTCCCCCAGGGCTCTCGGTCGATGGGGGTACTCGTCGGCGTCGACGACAAGAAGCTCTTCGTCAGCAACGGCCGATCGGGGACGGTTTCCGTCGTGGACCTCGACACCGGTCAGGTCGTAGCCAACGTCGAGGTGGGGCCGAGGCCGTGGGGAATCGCTCTGAGTACCGACGGGAGTAAACTCTACACTGCGAACGGTCCTTCGAACGACGTCTCGGTCGTAGACACGGAGACGTTCGAGGTGCTGGATCGAATCCCAGTCGGAGAAAGCCCATGGGGCATCGCGATCGGGCCTGCCATTCCGTAACCGCACGGCGTTCGATCGGAGCTCGAGATTCACTGCCACCTATCGGCGTCCTTCGTGCGACTTCCGAGACAGCGATCAGCTGGCGATATGGACCAGGAGTCGGCGCCTGCCTCCTCGGCGGCGATGCTCCCACAAATAGATACCCTGCCAGGTTCCGAGCCCCAGCCGACCCGCGGTGACGGGTACGGAAAGGCTCGTTGCCGTCAGCGCTGCCTTCACGTGAGCGGGCATATCATCGGGGCCTTCCGCCGTATGGGTGTACCGGGCATCGTTCTCGGGAACGAGCCGTTCGAGAAACCGCTCGAGGTCTCTTTTCGCCGATGGGTCGGCGTTCTCCTGAATGACCAAGCTCGCCGACGTGTGTTGGACGAAGACCGTGCACAGCCCCTCCTCGATTTGTGCGGCATCCACGATCGATGCGATTTCAGCGGTAACGTC
This genomic window contains:
- a CDS encoding secondary thiamine-phosphate synthase enzyme YjbQ, coding for MIEALEIRTPGKGLVDVTAEIASIVDAAQIEEGLCTVFVQHTSASLVIQENADPSAKRDLERFLERLVPENDARYTHTAEGPDDMPAHVKAALTATSLSVPVTAGRLGLGTWQGIYLWEHRRRGGRRRLLVHIAS